GTTTTAGTCCGAAACTTCAACCTTCGGATCAGTACGAAACTTCATCCTTCGGATTAGTATGAAACTTCAACTTCTGGACACCTCTGACAGATTCTACCACCTTTTTCAGCACCATTACTCCATAGCTTCACCTACCTCACCACCATTATGACCTGCATAAACTCCTCAACCACCCAACCACCCCCCATTTATGGCTGAACACACTGTTTGGATGGGTCCTCGTGTTATTACCAACTTTGATTTAACAGACATAACAGaagattgataatatgattcatgtttgtaatgttgtaaccatgtctgtaaccatattattagcaagaatattttccttcagtattgtaacgaggtctgtttgtcccatattattgtcactgcattttcacgtttctgtctttgtgacagtatctggtttgaaagatccgaatcttgaagtttcatattaatccggTTTTTCAACTCTCGGACGTCTAAAAAAGGGGGgtggtaaatttaattatgaagcagtccgaaacttatagtcctggattgatccgaaacttaaagtcctggattgatccgaaacttaaagtcctggatagattcgaaacttaaagtcctggataACTCTTACCAAGCAGCAGAATGCAGTAAGTTAAAACCAAATCAAAAGGCATATTCATCAATTACAatctcaaccaccaccacaattacaaaccaaacatttcaacccaacaattcgttaggcaagtcctccaagacggccacgacaccgatcatgttattttaactgtaaCTAAAGAATCCGAACTTTTAACTCTCGGACTAGTCCAGAACATCAACCTCTGGACTGGTATGGAGGTTTAAGTCCCGGAGGGTAGTCccgacatttttttaaaaaggctagggtggcaattctaaaacagggggtgggaaatctaattcccttGTTCTTGTCATTTCAGCAGGAAGTGGGTCTTTAATATGGACTAATAgattaaataattgagttgaCTGACATTTAGAGTTTGTAATTCTTTAGGAAAGAGATATCCATGTAAAATCAATCCTCTATCGTAGATTAAAGTGTAGAATGTTTCTCATTATTGCAACTGGGAAGCTAAATATAATCCTTAAGTGGCATTTCTCTATGAAATTGATTTATATCGTAAATGCATTTTTCACCTTGTTAGCAGTATTTTGTTCCCTTGCTGAGTGGGAAAAAGGCTTTGCTGGTGGTGGTATTTCATTTGCAGTATTTTGTCCTTGcattgttgaatttttttactaCGCTGATTTTGAACTTCTATAGGGTTCTAATTTAAGTGGCAGTGTTCGAGTGATAGAAACCAGAAAATCAGCAGTAGTTTATTGatagaaccctaattcccaattggggattaggggaaagatacatgagagagatgccaaacaccctctctaaccctagaaagagaaccacttctctctctaaacccaaTTCTTAACGGAATACAAAGATAATCCCAAATGACTTTAACATTCTTATTTATAGTCTCACACACTAACTCCCTCCCCAAGTAACTAACTAACCGTGAGTTCCTATCAAtgagagagaagtggttctctttctagggttagagagggtgtttggcatctctctcatgtatctttcccctaatccccaattgggaattagggttctatCAATAAACTACTGCTGATTTTCTGGTTTCTATCATCGAGTATTTCTCTTTAGattattgatttaaaaattGTGTTATCTATCCTTGTGGTGGGTTCTTTGATCTGGTTAAGAGCCAGAGTTCATGTGAGCTTCACAAGTTTTAATTTGGTTCTTagattatatatatagattgatTCATAGATTAGATGGATAGAGAGACATAGAAGGATCTTATTGTATTTAATAGATTGGTTGTTGTGCAGGTAAAGTTGAGGGAGATGAAACCTGACATGTTATCACATGAATTGAAAGAAGCTCCTGGCATGCCTGAGGGTGCCCCTCCTAACTATGAGGTTTGGTTTAATTAGAAGTTCCATGTGATTAGAATCGTAAATTCTTTTCAATATCTCTTTACAAAGCTTCCTTTTTCCAACTAGAGTGTCTGACTTCAATCTTAACATGTTTTGAAGCTTATGAAACTCTCTTGTTTCTGTGAATGTCTGTAGCTTATGACAACATGGCACACATTTTAGTGATGAAAACGAGAGAAATGGAATGGTAAAAGTGAAATTAGCATTGTATCAGGTCATGTTGCATATTCAAAACCACAATATATGGCTTATAGTTATCACCACTCTTCCTCATGATAAAAAGTATATTCTTTCTCTTTTCGTTCCtccttttattttcattcctcCCAAGAGGCTGTCCTGTCATTTGAATGACAAACCAAAGTTTTTTGCTACTAGGCTGTGTCAGCTTCATAGGTCAAATCTCGCCATAATGACCTGTTGATTGAAAGCAAAAATTTCTTTGggtaagaaataaaaataaataattttacgtAGGATCCCCATACCATTTCATCTAAAACGTGGTTAATAATTTCATGGTATTACTTTTTGGATTTTGATTAATGTTCTCATAATGCAGGAGTCAGTTTTTAATACCAAACACTGGGGTGATTTgggggagaagaaggaagaagaggaacTTGAAGCTGGTACTTATGTTTTTAATCTCTTAAGGTAGTGTTATTTCAGcattttattttcctgtttacGAAATGTGGAGGCTTAAAGTCCATGTTTTTCTTATAATTTCTCAGTTTAAAAATGGAAGAAATGGAAAATGTTTTGCCTGCGTAGTAATGAATTTATTCAGATTTTCTAATAATTTTATTAGTTCCTGAGTTGTGTTGTTACATTGTTGGGCAATAATTTCTTATCCAAGTTATATCTGCTGGGTACAGATATGAAAAGCCAAGGCCGGAAGAGAAGCTGCGTAGTTAGAGTTTTAGTAACACAGTTGCAGAGGTATTTAATTTCGTTGTTATAAGATGGACATGCCTTTAATCATGATTTGTATTTAATGTTGTTGTTATCTAATTCAGaatgagaagaaaagaataAGAACAATGCAAGAAAGGGAGGATGGCAAGTGGAGGTAAAAGGACATCTTTTAGGGGTGGCGAGCGCCATTACCGTTTCCTTTGCTTGCAAATGATCATAAGAAAAAGTTTATGATCACATAATTTTGTATCTGTTCCATTTCACTAGTGACACTGGGGTCCCTGTTCCTATTTTGAAAGCTTCATTTCCTTTGTGGCTTTGTCTTTGGTAAATGTCTCAAGGTCATTTTATAGTTAGTTGTTTTAATTCATATTGTTTCTTTCGAACAGGAAAAGCTTATGATCACATAATTTTgcatctattttttttatagtaatTAGGATGTTATTCTATAGATAACACTTCACTCGTTTGGTGCAATTCGAAGGGGTATTTCTAACACTAGTGAGTTATTTTGATGATGGTTTTTGCACATCACTCATGGAAATAAATGGTGTGAACTTCTTCTGTTAATACCAAGTTAGCAGAGCCGCTTGTCCATAAAAAAGTTGCTacccctttttttttaaatagtatgATCCATTGGCATTGTAGGAATGATTGAAGACTATTAGTTTTGCAATGGCTTATATCTATTTCAcatttgaaattaatttcttAACATTTTATGTTAGTAATACAATACAAATTTTATTGTCACCCACTACaagaattttgaagtttagccTCCAAAATCATTCTAGCAAACTCATAGCAAAATGTGTTGGGCTGCCAAAAAAACAGTCATTTAGCCTTAAAATGTTGGTAGCTTGATTTGAGTGGCTGATTGCCGTCTAAACATTTTGCCCACAAATTTCTAgcaaattttaaaatcttccTAGCTACTAAAGGACTAAGTagcaaaatataacaaaattcATTTTCCACGCTCTTTAACTAGCAAATGTGGGAGCTATTTCCTAGCCAATTGGCTGAAAAATAGTGGTAAACAAATTGTTGCAATTTAAAGCTAATCACCAGGTAATTTCTACTAATTTATTGATACTAGTATTTTTCATTTGCATATAATTTATATCTAgtgttaatttaattttttaagtcATTGCTAACAATGTATTCAGAACTGCACCAAGGCAAACCATAAAGACTTAAAATTCTATGTTAAAAGTTTCAAAAGCTCAAAGAGTACATTTCTAGTTTCATATTCACAGAATCCCAAACAATACAGTATTCAGAACTGCACCAAGGCAAACCATAAAGACTTAAAATTCTATGTTAAAAGTTTCAAAAGCTCAAAGAGTACATTTCTAGTTTCATATTCACAGAATCCCAAACAATACATAGAGTCATTCTCCAATACTGCAGCTCAAATTGGGTAGCTTTCAATATTGCAGGACTCTTCGTGAACTACACTACACCACCTGATAAGATGTCAAAAGTTGTCAGAGATAGAACAATAACTTTAAGCTTCATTTTTCATACCAAAGTGCAGAGAAGTTTATTTTTAACAGCATTTGTTCACAAAAAATTGGATATAGAATAAAGAAAGAGTCAATGCTCAATTTATTGCTTCAGTAATCATATCCGTATGTTGTTGTGGGCTCGTACTatcacatgtgtttaagcaactctcaatcAATTTTActcaaccatgagttcttagttcttagcactattcatttggtctcaccaaccacattatttatacttttttattttcataaagttataaaacaaaactcatgaagtaataaaacaatttggatgagagagaaaaaatatttttttatgctaaaagcatctccaatgcaaagtTGCTAGTTGGTTTGCTTAAACACTATTATGGTGGATCCTAATTGCCACATATGATTTAAGCACCTCATGCAGAATTCGCTCCAGCCATGAttgcttattttatttttagttgaGTCTCAATAtatctcatatatttatattattttaaggtTATGACACTATTTAAGTTCATTAATGAAAAGGCTAGCGGCTCACCGGCGACCAAGAGGGCACCTCCGAGCGCGACGGTGAGGAAGCTTTTCCAGGCCAAGACTGGAGCGTGTGAAGATAGCGGCGTGAAGCAACTGAACGACGCGCCGAGAGTCCACCAAGAGAGCTCCTCTCCCCAAGCCATGCAGTGTGCAACAGTGGTGGGTATGAATGAGAAAGAAAAGCCACCAGATGAACCTATGGCCGGTGGAGGTCAGTGATGACGCTGGCCCTCCCCCCTATGTATGTTTCTTACGTTGCCATGATAGAGTACAATGATTTTTCTGTAATGGCTTGGAACATACGGGGAGCAGCGAATGCGTCGGCGAAACGGCACGTTCGGGAGTTGCTAAGAACTAATCACCCAACTCTCATCTTCCTGTTCGAGACGAAGGTACAGTTTAACGTCCTCATGAGCTTTTGGAAAGCGGAGGGGTATGTCCCCGTCCATTTAGAAGAGGCTACGAGTCGATCGGGAGGAATATGGTGCCTTAAACAAGACTCAACACCGTTCTCCTTCTCTGTTGTGGAGGCGAATTCTCGTACAATTACTATCAGGATTGCGACGCTTGCATCCTCGTGGTGTTGTACCGATGTGTACGCGAGTCCCTCTCCGGTGGATAGGCCACGAACCTGGGAGTATTTGAAGGGACTTAGGCGTCGCATTTTGGAGCCTTGGCTCTTAGCTGGTGATTTTAATGAGACACTACTCCCTTCGGATCAGAATCGGGGTGTTTTTTGTGCATCGAGAGCAGAGAAGTTTGCTTCTTTGATTGATGACTGTGAGCTGATGGATATACACCCAACTGGGTATCGGTACACTTGGGCCAGGAAAAGAGATGGTGAGCCTCTCTTATTGAAAAAACTAGATTGGTGTTTCGTGGATATTCAATGGAGGACCTTCTTCAAGGAGGGTGGAGCTACGGTGTTGCCTCGCCACTACTCGGACCACCATCCTTTGCTTATGCGGTGTGCTATTTTGCATAGGGCCAGGGGCCCACGCCCGTTTCGTTTTGAGGCAATGTGGATTTCACATCCCTCATACGAATCCGTTGTGGCTACGGCATGGAGAGATTCTACCCTGATTCATTTGAACCTTGAGCAAGTCCGCCATAAATCCATGGAGTTCAACAAGCAAACCTTCGGGAATGTGTTTCAGCGAAAGAAGGATCTTGAGTACCGCCTTCAAGGTGTTCAACGTGAGCTCGAACGAGTGGATTCTGCATCTTTATTGCGGCCCATGAACCAGATTCAACAAGAGTTGGATACCACCTTGCGACAGGAGGAACTCCTCTGGTACCAAAAGGCTAGGGAGCAGGTGATCAAGTTTGGAGATCACAATACAAGGTTTTTCATTTACAAACAATGGTTCGAAGGAAAAGGAGCAAGGTGTATGCTTTATCCTTGCCATGTGGCGAGTGGTGTGATGATGAGGAGGTTCTAAAGAGAGAAGCTCGAAGCTTCTTTCAGTCGCTCTTTTCCTCCTCTGAGCCCACTCGGGTGGATGCTATTCATTCTTCCTCAGTCACTGGCCTCCCTGAGGTGGCGAGACAGGAGCTTTGTGACCCGGTTACTAAAGAGGAGGTTTGGTCCGCGCTATCTCACATGGGCTCTCTAAAAGCCCCATGACCGGATGGGTTCCAAGCTATTTTCTTCAAACAGTACTGGCATATTGTTGGAGATGACGTGTGGCATATTGTTAGGAATGCCTTCTTGCATGGATCTTTTGACCCTGCCTTGGCCCAGATTCTAGTTGTGCTGATTGCCAAGGTTGATGTACCCACTTCTTTTAAGGAGTTCAAGCCGATTAGCTTGTGTAATGTGATCTATAAGCTCATTACCAAGGTGATGGTCAACCGGCTGCGCCCTTATCTTCAGGAGATCATTGGCCCGCTGCATAATAGTTTTATTCCAGGACGGGGAACCGTGGATAATGCTATCATTCTTCAGGAGATCGTCCACCACATGAGTGGAAAGAAGAACCAGAATATTATCTTTAAGTTGGATTTGGAGAAGGCGTACGATCGTGTTAGTTGG
This is a stretch of genomic DNA from Lotus japonicus ecotype B-129 chromosome 1, LjGifu_v1.2. It encodes these proteins:
- the LOC130728563 gene encoding pre-mRNA-splicing factor sap145-like isoform X2 encodes the protein MQPKMVIDYQVLHDAFFKYQTKPKLTSLGELYHEGKEFEVKLREMKPDMLSHELKEAPGMPEGAPPNYEESVFNTKHWGDLGEKKEEEELEAGTYVFNLLRYEKPRPEEKLRS
- the LOC130728563 gene encoding pre-mRNA-splicing factor sap145-like isoform X1, which translates into the protein MQPKMVIDYQVLHDAFFKYQTKPKLTSLGELYHEGKEFEVKLREMKPDMLSHELKEAPGMPEGAPPNYEESVFNTKHWGDLGEKKEEEELEADMKSQGRKRSCVVRVLVTQLQRMRRKE